A section of the Spirosoma pollinicola genome encodes:
- a CDS encoding acetyl-CoA C-acyltransferase, whose product MDAYIVAGYRTAVGKAPRGGLRFTRPDDMAAEVIKHLLSQVPNLDPTRVEDLIVGNAVPEAEQGMQIARYIALLSLPNSVPGMTINRYCGSGLEAIAIASAKIHAGLADCIIAGGTESMSMVPVMGWKTALNYEIAKTHPDYYIGMGLTAEQVAQQFNISRDAQDEFAFASHQKALAAQKDGKFTDEIVPIKVSETYFDAESNKKKTREWTVAQDEGPRKDTSAEGLAKLKPVFAAGGSVTAGNSSQTSDGAAFVVVMSERLINELNLKPVARMVSYATAGVEPKIMGIGPVAAIPIALKKGGLKQDDIDLIELNEAFAAQALAVIQELSLDPSKINPNGGAIALGHALGSTGARLSVQLLNEMRRRDQKYGMVSACVGGGQGVAGIFERLN is encoded by the coding sequence ATGGACGCATACATTGTAGCCGGATATCGTACAGCCGTGGGTAAAGCACCTCGCGGAGGTCTCCGTTTTACCCGCCCTGATGATATGGCGGCTGAAGTTATCAAGCACTTACTAAGCCAGGTTCCTAACCTTGACCCTACACGTGTTGAAGACCTCATCGTTGGAAATGCCGTGCCTGAGGCCGAACAGGGAATGCAGATTGCCCGGTACATAGCTTTGCTGTCGTTGCCCAATAGCGTTCCCGGCATGACGATCAACCGGTACTGCGGTTCGGGATTGGAAGCGATTGCGATTGCCTCAGCAAAAATCCACGCTGGACTGGCCGATTGCATCATTGCCGGAGGAACCGAGTCAATGTCGATGGTGCCGGTAATGGGTTGGAAAACAGCTCTGAACTACGAAATTGCGAAGACACACCCGGATTATTATATTGGTATGGGCCTGACAGCCGAACAAGTTGCCCAGCAATTTAACATTAGCCGCGATGCCCAAGATGAGTTTGCCTTTGCCTCTCACCAAAAGGCACTGGCGGCTCAAAAAGACGGGAAATTCACAGACGAAATCGTACCTATCAAGGTGAGTGAAACGTATTTCGACGCTGAAAGCAACAAAAAGAAAACCCGTGAGTGGACCGTGGCCCAGGACGAAGGTCCGCGCAAAGACACTAGCGCTGAAGGCCTGGCCAAACTAAAACCAGTTTTTGCAGCAGGTGGCTCAGTTACCGCCGGAAATTCTTCGCAAACGTCTGACGGAGCAGCTTTTGTCGTAGTGATGTCGGAACGCCTGATCAATGAGTTGAACCTGAAGCCGGTTGCCCGGATGGTATCCTATGCAACAGCCGGTGTAGAACCCAAAATTATGGGTATCGGACCAGTAGCCGCGATTCCAATCGCTCTCAAAAAAGGCGGCTTGAAGCAAGACGACATTGATCTTATTGAGTTAAATGAAGCCTTTGCCGCTCAGGCATTAGCGGTTATTCAGGAACTGAGTCTTGATCCTAGTAAGATCAACCCGAACGGGGGTGCCATTGCTTTAGGCCATGCACTCGGTTCGACAGGCGCACGCTTATCTGTGCAACTGTTGAATGAAATGCGTCGTCGCGATCAGAAATATGGCATGGTATCGGCCTGCGTAGGTGGCGGCCAAGGCGTTGCTGGAATTTTTGAGCGTTTGAATTAA
- a CDS encoding NADH-quinone oxidoreductase subunit J family protein, producing MTEFITFFKSLTGTGYLFLGLTVLTLFSAIGVVTARNPIYSVLALIATFFCLSGHYILLNAQFLAAVNIIVYAGAIMVLFLFTIMFLNLRKEDEESKTNLTKMASVVVGGLLMIMLITIFRAKSAQVPEVNSATFNAKTGLVENLGQLLYSSYILPFELASVLFLVAMVGAVLLGKREAGDRHF from the coding sequence ATGACTGAATTTATAACCTTTTTCAAATCGTTGACGGGTACTGGCTACCTGTTTCTTGGCCTAACGGTACTTACTCTGTTTAGTGCTATTGGCGTTGTAACAGCCCGTAACCCAATTTATAGCGTTCTGGCGCTGATTGCCACGTTTTTCTGCCTATCGGGTCATTACATTCTGCTCAATGCTCAGTTTCTGGCAGCGGTAAACATCATTGTATATGCAGGGGCTATCATGGTCCTGTTCCTATTCACAATCATGTTTTTGAACCTGCGTAAAGAAGACGAAGAGTCGAAAACCAATCTGACAAAAATGGCTTCGGTTGTTGTTGGCGGTTTGTTGATGATTATGTTGATTACGATTTTTCGGGCCAAAAGTGCTCAGGTGCCAGAAGTTAATTCAGCAACTTTCAATGCTAAAACAGGGCTTGTAGAAAACCTTGGGCAGTTGCTTTATAGCAGCTATATCTTACCATTTGAACTGGCTTCAGTCTTATTTTTAGTTGCAATGGTTGGTGCAGTATTGCTTGGCAAGCGCGAAGCTGGAGACCGTCACTTCTAA
- a CDS encoding NuoI/complex I 23 kDa subunit family protein: MQLTNRSKQVSNKEMTLAEKMYLPAIVGGLAITISHFFRKKPTIQYPEVKKYLGPIYRGHHILKRDEQGRERCTACGLCAVACPAEAISMVAAEREKGEESLYREEKYAAVYEINMLRCIFCGLCEEACPKQAVYLRHDLMVPVFMERDDVIYGKDKLVEKMDDRYIRIANAEVQATPTEPSLTRAAT; this comes from the coding sequence ATGCAACTCACTAATCGGTCAAAACAAGTCAGCAATAAGGAAATGACACTGGCGGAGAAGATGTATCTGCCTGCCATTGTTGGCGGGTTAGCCATCACGATCAGCCACTTTTTCCGAAAAAAGCCGACGATTCAATATCCAGAGGTAAAAAAATACCTTGGACCCATTTACCGTGGCCACCACATTCTGAAACGTGACGAACAGGGTCGCGAGCGTTGTACGGCCTGTGGGCTATGTGCCGTTGCCTGCCCTGCCGAAGCTATTTCGATGGTGGCAGCAGAGCGCGAAAAGGGAGAAGAAAGCTTATACCGGGAAGAAAAATATGCGGCTGTTTACGAAATAAACATGCTTCGTTGTATTTTCTGCGGTTTGTGCGAAGAAGCGTGCCCAAAACAGGCTGTATACCTTCGCCACGACCTTATGGTACCGGTATTTATGGAGCGCGACGATGTTATCTACGGCAAAGATAAGCTGGTCGAAAAAATGGACGACCGTTATATCCGCATCGCTAACGCTGAGGTACAGGCCACCCCAACCGAACCTAGTTTGACACGGGCCGCGACCTAA
- the nuoH gene encoding NADH-quinone oxidoreductase subunit NuoH produces MDLTVLLVKGIIILVIFGITLLIATYSTYAERKVAAFLQDRLGPNRAGPWGLLQPIADAGKMFFKEDFIPSQSSKWLFILGPCLAMLTALMSSAVIPFGDSIRFGDYSVPVQGIEINIGVLYIFGVVSLGVYGVMVGGWASNNKFSLLGAIRAASQNISYEIALGLSMIAILMMTGSLSVRAIVDQQAGFFEWNIFTQPVGFIIFLTCSFAECNRTPFDLPECETELVGGYHTEYSSMKLGFYLFAEYINMFVSSAFISSLYFGGFHYPFMNEIGTALENSLGAITGHNVATALGVITFFGKIFFFIFFFMWVRWTLPRFRYDQLMNLGWKTFIPLSILNVVITGAGLLYDFKYATWLIVIVTVVVVMVSSARAPKQAVIPQSV; encoded by the coding sequence ATGGACTTAACCGTATTACTCGTAAAAGGAATCATTATCCTGGTCATATTTGGGATAACGCTTCTCATTGCGACCTATTCTACTTACGCTGAGCGGAAAGTGGCGGCTTTTTTACAGGATCGCCTTGGTCCAAACCGTGCCGGTCCGTGGGGGCTGTTACAACCCATTGCCGATGCGGGCAAAATGTTTTTTAAAGAAGATTTCATCCCGTCGCAGTCAAGCAAATGGCTGTTTATTCTGGGCCCTTGCCTAGCCATGCTTACAGCCCTGATGTCGAGCGCGGTTATTCCGTTCGGCGACAGCATCCGGTTTGGTGACTACTCGGTTCCGGTACAGGGTATCGAAATCAACATCGGTGTACTATACATTTTTGGTGTTGTGTCGCTGGGCGTATATGGCGTTATGGTGGGCGGTTGGGCATCGAACAACAAGTTCTCGCTGCTGGGTGCTATACGGGCTGCTTCGCAGAACATCAGCTATGAAATTGCCCTGGGTCTTTCGATGATTGCGATTTTAATGATGACCGGCTCGCTCTCGGTTCGGGCAATTGTCGATCAGCAGGCAGGCTTCTTCGAATGGAATATCTTTACGCAACCGGTAGGGTTCATTATTTTCCTGACCTGCTCATTCGCCGAGTGTAACCGTACCCCATTCGATTTGCCTGAGTGCGAAACAGAACTCGTTGGCGGTTACCATACCGAATACAGTTCCATGAAACTAGGTTTCTATCTGTTTGCGGAATACATCAATATGTTTGTTTCATCGGCCTTCATCTCGTCGCTGTACTTTGGCGGATTCCATTATCCGTTCATGAACGAGATTGGCACTGCACTCGAAAACTCATTGGGTGCTATTACAGGGCATAACGTGGCGACAGCCCTTGGTGTAATCACATTCTTTGGCAAAATCTTCTTTTTCATCTTCTTCTTCATGTGGGTTCGTTGGACGCTACCGCGTTTCCGCTACGATCAACTTATGAATCTGGGCTGGAAAACCTTTATACCTTTGTCAATTCTGAACGTGGTTATAACCGGTGCTGGCTTACTCTATGATTTCAAATACGCCACCTGGCTAATTGTTATCGTTACAGTGGTCGTAGTTATGGTATCATCAGCACGGGCACCAAAGCAGGCAGTTATTCCGCAAAGCGTTTAA
- a CDS encoding 2Fe-2S iron-sulfur cluster-binding protein, which produces MEDVKPQLLKVTIDGIEVEVEPGTTILQAARKIGPAVAPPAMCYYQPLKGSGGKCRACLVRVAAGSAKDPRPMPKLVASCLTAVQDGMIVENETSPQVIDARNGIVEFLLLNHPLDCPVCDQAGECDLQNFAFDHGKATTRYEEDRRTFEKKDIGPYIQLHMTRCILCYRCVYTADQITEKRVHGVMNRGDASEISTYIEKAIDNDFSGNVIDVCPVGALTDKTYRFKNRVWFTKPVDAHRNCPTCSGNVTLWYRGDEVIRVTARKNEWSEITEFICNTCRFETKKTSDWTIEGPTKISRSSVISANKYRADTIKPSFGQRLAAADYKQIHDERDTSQLSIQQLPAERFAKVLPSAMEPEP; this is translated from the coding sequence ATGGAAGACGTAAAGCCGCAACTATTAAAAGTCACTATTGACGGAATTGAAGTTGAAGTGGAGCCTGGAACGACCATTTTGCAGGCCGCTCGCAAAATTGGTCCGGCGGTAGCTCCTCCGGCCATGTGCTACTATCAGCCCTTAAAAGGCAGCGGTGGCAAATGCCGGGCGTGTTTGGTGCGTGTAGCTGCCGGGTCGGCTAAAGACCCACGGCCTATGCCTAAACTGGTAGCCTCTTGCCTGACGGCCGTTCAGGACGGTATGATCGTTGAGAACGAAACCAGTCCACAGGTGATTGACGCCCGTAATGGTATCGTGGAGTTTCTGCTATTGAACCACCCGCTCGATTGCCCCGTTTGCGACCAGGCTGGTGAGTGTGATCTTCAGAACTTTGCGTTCGATCATGGTAAGGCAACGACTCGTTACGAAGAAGATCGCCGTACGTTCGAGAAAAAAGACATTGGTCCGTATATCCAACTACACATGACGCGCTGCATTCTGTGCTACCGCTGCGTGTATACGGCCGACCAGATTACGGAAAAACGTGTACATGGCGTCATGAATCGGGGCGATGCGTCTGAGATCAGCACGTACATCGAGAAAGCAATTGATAACGATTTCTCCGGAAATGTTATTGACGTTTGCCCGGTTGGTGCGCTGACAGATAAAACCTACCGCTTCAAAAACCGGGTGTGGTTTACAAAACCAGTCGATGCACACCGCAATTGCCCAACCTGTTCAGGAAACGTAACGCTGTGGTATCGGGGTGATGAAGTTATTCGTGTTACAGCCCGTAAAAATGAATGGAGCGAAATAACCGAGTTTATCTGCAACACCTGCCGGTTCGAAACAAAGAAAACCAGCGACTGGACCATCGAAGGACCAACAAAAATATCGCGGAGTTCGGTGATCTCGGCAAACAAATACCGGGCCGATACCATAAAGCCAAGTTTTGGCCAGCGGTTGGCCGCAGCCGATTACAAGCAGATTCACGATGAACGCGATACGTCGCAATTGTCTATTCAACAACTACCGGCCGAACGTTTCGCGAAAGTGTTACCATCGGCTATGGAGCCAGAACCTTGA
- the nuoF gene encoding NADH-quinone oxidoreductase subunit NuoF, with amino-acid sequence MATKILTEHINVPGIETFDVYRKQGGYTAVEKAIKTMTPEAIVEEVKKAGVRGRGGAGFPMGMKWSFLAKPEGVPRYLVCNADESEPGTFKDHYLMKNLPHLLIEGMIISSFALGANKSFIYVRGELMYVIHILEKAIAEATAKGFLGKNILGSGYDLELIVQPGGGAYICGEETALLESLEGKRGNPRNKPPFPAVKGLYQSPTVVNNVESIATTAWIVNNGGDAYAAVGIGRSTGTKLISASGHINKPGVYEIELGVPVEDFIYADEWCGGIRPGHKFKALVAGGSSVPILPAHLALTLANGEKRLMSYESLSDGGFATGTMLGSGGFILFDETSCIVRNTWNFSRFYHHESCGQCSPCREGTGWMEKVLHRIEHGHGHQQDIDLLVDVAKKIEGNTICPLGDAAAWPVASAIRHFRDEFQWHIDHPTEATQPGAVYRGEMALV; translated from the coding sequence ATGGCGACTAAAATACTTACCGAACATATCAACGTTCCCGGCATTGAGACCTTCGATGTATACCGGAAGCAGGGCGGCTATACGGCCGTAGAAAAGGCAATCAAGACAATGACTCCCGAAGCCATTGTTGAAGAAGTTAAGAAAGCGGGTGTTCGGGGTCGGGGTGGTGCCGGATTCCCGATGGGAATGAAATGGAGTTTTCTGGCCAAGCCCGAAGGCGTTCCCCGGTATCTTGTCTGCAATGCAGATGAATCGGAGCCAGGTACATTCAAGGATCACTACCTGATGAAGAACCTCCCCCACCTGCTTATTGAAGGGATGATTATTTCTTCCTTTGCGCTGGGAGCCAATAAGTCATTTATCTATGTGCGGGGTGAGTTGATGTATGTCATTCACATCCTCGAAAAAGCCATTGCCGAAGCCACCGCCAAAGGTTTTTTAGGTAAAAACATTCTGGGTAGCGGCTACGATCTTGAGTTGATCGTACAACCCGGTGGCGGTGCATACATCTGTGGCGAAGAAACAGCCTTGCTGGAATCGCTGGAAGGCAAACGGGGTAATCCCCGCAACAAACCACCATTTCCGGCTGTAAAAGGATTGTATCAGTCGCCAACGGTTGTTAATAACGTTGAATCTATTGCTACAACGGCCTGGATTGTGAATAATGGCGGTGACGCCTATGCCGCTGTTGGCATTGGGCGCAGTACCGGCACCAAACTGATTTCGGCATCGGGTCATATCAACAAACCGGGCGTTTATGAAATTGAGCTGGGCGTTCCGGTCGAAGATTTCATTTATGCAGATGAATGGTGCGGAGGTATTCGTCCGGGTCATAAGTTTAAAGCACTGGTGGCTGGTGGTTCATCTGTCCCCATTTTACCCGCCCATCTGGCACTTACACTTGCTAATGGGGAGAAACGGTTAATGTCGTACGAATCGCTGTCGGATGGTGGTTTCGCCACAGGAACCATGCTTGGATCTGGCGGCTTTATTCTTTTCGACGAAACATCCTGTATTGTTCGCAATACCTGGAATTTCTCCCGTTTCTACCACCACGAATCCTGCGGACAGTGTAGCCCTTGCCGAGAAGGAACGGGCTGGATGGAGAAAGTTCTCCATCGTATCGAACATGGCCACGGACATCAGCAGGATATTGATCTGTTGGTAGATGTGGCGAAAAAAATTGAAGGAAACACCATTTGCCCGCTTGGCGATGCCGCTGCGTGGCCTGTTGCCAGCGCCATCCGGCACTTCCGCGACGAGTTTCAATGGCACATTGATCACCCAACCGAAGCAACTCAACCGGGTGCTGTTTATCGCGGTGAGATGGCATTGGTCTAA
- a CDS encoding NADH-quinone oxidoreductase subunit NuoE family protein, which yields MTTETNKAVTFTPERVSKAQEIIARYPEGKQKSALLPLLHLLQEQEGWTSPEGMDYVARMLDIQPIEVYEVASFYTMYHLNPVGKHVIEYCRTGPCCLMGGEDVYAHLKQRLGIDTGQTTVDGRFTLKEVECLAACGMGPVFQIREKYYMHLTNERVDEIIDELSK from the coding sequence ATGACGACCGAAACTAATAAAGCCGTAACATTCACCCCGGAGCGGGTTAGTAAAGCGCAGGAAATTATTGCCCGATATCCGGAGGGCAAGCAGAAATCGGCCTTGTTACCGTTGTTGCATTTATTGCAGGAACAGGAAGGCTGGACCAGCCCCGAAGGCATGGATTATGTAGCCCGGATGCTCGATATTCAGCCGATTGAGGTATATGAAGTAGCGTCATTCTACACCATGTATCACCTCAATCCGGTTGGTAAGCACGTTATCGAATACTGTCGAACTGGCCCCTGCTGTTTGATGGGGGGCGAAGACGTATACGCTCACCTGAAACAACGTCTCGGCATTGATACGGGTCAAACCACGGTAGACGGTCGGTTTACACTCAAAGAAGTAGAGTGTCTGGCTGCTTGCGGCATGGGGCCTGTTTTCCAGATTCGGGAGAAATATTACATGCACCTCACCAACGAACGTGTGGACGAGATCATTGACGAACTGTCGAAATAA
- a CDS encoding NADH-quinone oxidoreductase subunit D — protein MVSEELDIANKNLPAEQGPIQYVNELTTLNLGPTHPATHGIFQNILQMDGEKIVSGEQTIGYIHRAFEKIAERRPFYQITTLTDRMNYCSSPINNMGWHMTVEKLLGVDVPKRAQYIRVIMMELARLADHLICNGILGVDTGAFTGFLYIYQERENIYEIYEEVCGARLTTNMGRIGGMERDLSPTAIRKIKELLVRFPKVLNEFENLFNRNRIFMDRVVNVGAISAERALSYGFTGPNLRAAGVDYDVRVMNPYSSYEDFEFDIPVGQSGDTYDRFMVRNEEMKQSLRIIQQAIDNLPEGSYFADAPQYYLPPKQEVYKNMEALIYHFKIVMGEIDAPVGEVYHAVEGGNGELGFYLISDGGRAPYRLHFRRPCFIYYQAFPEMCKGLTLSDAIVIMSSMNVIAGELDA, from the coding sequence ATGGTTTCTGAAGAACTCGATATTGCGAATAAAAACTTACCCGCCGAGCAAGGCCCGATTCAGTACGTTAATGAACTAACGACACTTAACCTCGGCCCTACTCACCCTGCCACACATGGTATTTTCCAGAACATCCTGCAAATGGATGGCGAAAAAATTGTGTCAGGAGAGCAGACAATCGGCTATATCCACCGGGCCTTTGAGAAAATTGCCGAACGTCGGCCGTTTTACCAGATTACCACCCTCACCGACCGCATGAACTATTGTTCGTCACCCATTAATAACATGGGTTGGCACATGACAGTAGAGAAGTTGCTGGGCGTTGACGTGCCCAAACGGGCGCAGTACATACGCGTTATTATGATGGAGTTGGCCCGTCTGGCCGATCACCTCATTTGTAATGGCATTTTGGGAGTAGACACCGGTGCCTTCACAGGCTTCTTGTACATCTATCAGGAGCGGGAAAACATCTACGAAATCTACGAAGAAGTTTGTGGAGCGCGTCTTACGACCAACATGGGTCGTATTGGCGGGATGGAACGCGACCTCTCTCCCACGGCTATTCGCAAGATCAAAGAACTACTCGTTCGCTTTCCAAAAGTATTGAACGAGTTTGAAAACCTGTTTAATCGCAACCGTATCTTCATGGATCGCGTCGTAAACGTTGGGGCTATCTCGGCAGAGCGGGCTCTAAGCTACGGGTTTACAGGTCCAAACCTGCGGGCTGCGGGTGTTGATTACGATGTTCGGGTGATGAACCCTTACTCGTCATACGAAGACTTCGAATTCGATATTCCAGTCGGTCAAAGTGGCGACACCTACGACCGTTTCATGGTTCGAAATGAGGAAATGAAGCAGAGCCTTCGCATCATTCAACAAGCCATAGATAACCTGCCCGAAGGGTCCTATTTTGCCGATGCTCCTCAATATTACCTGCCGCCAAAACAGGAAGTGTACAAGAACATGGAAGCACTCATTTATCACTTTAAAATTGTGATGGGTGAAATCGACGCACCAGTTGGCGAAGTCTATCATGCCGTTGAAGGCGGCAATGGTGAACTGGGCTTTTACCTGATCAGCGATGGTGGCCGTGCTCCTTACAGACTCCACTTCCGTCGTCCATGCTTTATTTATTATCAGGCGTTTCCTGAAATGTGCAAAGGACTGACGTTGTCAGATGCCATTGTTATTATGAGTAGCATGAACGTGATTGCAGGCGAACTTGACGCATAA
- a CDS encoding NADH-quinone oxidoreductase subunit C, whose product MLTNEEVAQIIINQFGESVTDFDDPYDLLTCSTSRDQIIPLIKYLKEHPTLKIAFLTDITAIHYPDSVGKEFCVVYHLHSLTNNFRIRLKVYLTTDDVHIPTAIPLYAGANWMERETFDLFGIIFDGHPDLRRILNMEEMDYHPMRKEYPLEDATREDKIDALFGR is encoded by the coding sequence ATGCTGACCAACGAAGAAGTTGCGCAGATAATAATTAACCAGTTTGGCGAGAGCGTTACGGACTTTGATGATCCGTATGATTTATTAACGTGCTCGACCAGCCGGGATCAGATTATCCCGCTCATTAAATACCTGAAAGAGCATCCGACACTGAAAATTGCCTTCTTAACCGATATTACAGCGATTCACTATCCGGATTCTGTTGGTAAAGAGTTCTGTGTTGTCTATCATCTGCATAGCCTGACGAACAATTTTCGGATACGTCTTAAAGTCTATCTGACGACAGACGATGTTCACATTCCAACGGCTATTCCACTCTATGCCGGTGCAAACTGGATGGAACGAGAAACCTTCGACTTGTTTGGTATTATCTTCGACGGTCATCCCGACTTACGACGGATATTGAATATGGAAGAAATGGATTACCACCCGATGCGCAAAGAGTATCCACTCGAAGACGCAACACGGGAAGACAAAATTGACGCACTGTTTGGACGATAA
- a CDS encoding NADH-quinone oxidoreductase subunit B, producing the protein MATDIKLAESPASYDGPGFSATSFDKIIGLARANSLWPLPFATSCCGIEFMSTMASHYDLGRFGAERPSFSPRQADMLLVAGTIAKKMGPIVKQVYLQMAEPRWVIAIGACASSGGIFDTYSVLQGIDRIIPVDVYVPGCPPRPEQILDSILQLQEIAKNESLRRRNTEEYQHLLNSYSIQ; encoded by the coding sequence ATGGCAACAGATATTAAGCTGGCAGAATCACCCGCGAGTTATGATGGCCCGGGATTCTCGGCTACTTCATTCGATAAAATTATTGGATTAGCCAGAGCAAACTCGCTTTGGCCACTCCCATTTGCTACCTCATGTTGTGGCATCGAGTTCATGTCGACAATGGCTTCTCACTACGATTTAGGCCGTTTTGGTGCCGAGCGCCCCAGCTTTTCACCGCGCCAGGCCGATATGCTGCTTGTAGCCGGAACGATTGCCAAAAAGATGGGGCCTATCGTGAAGCAAGTGTACCTTCAAATGGCTGAACCCCGCTGGGTGATTGCCATTGGTGCCTGTGCTTCCAGTGGTGGCATTTTTGATACATACAGCGTTTTGCAGGGAATTGATCGCATCATTCCGGTAGACGTATATGTGCCTGGTTGTCCACCACGTCCCGAACAGATTCTGGATAGCATCTTGCAGTTACAGGAAATAGCCAAAAACGAGTCACTTCGTCGGCGTAATACTGAAGAGTATCAGCACTTGCTGAATTCATACAGCATTCAATAA
- a CDS encoding NADH-quinone oxidoreductase subunit A, which yields MNATYLPVDYLPVLIQLGLALGFIVTTMLVTHNIGPKRHSQKKDDPFECGIPVQGDARTPISIKYFLIAILFVLFDVEVIFLYPWAVNFKGLGMTGFIEMVLFMGLLLAGFYYVIRKGILNWE from the coding sequence ATGAACGCAACCTACCTCCCGGTCGATTATTTGCCGGTCCTGATCCAATTAGGTTTGGCGCTTGGTTTCATCGTAACAACGATGCTTGTTACGCACAATATTGGGCCAAAACGCCATAGTCAGAAAAAGGATGATCCGTTCGAATGCGGTATTCCTGTTCAGGGAGATGCCCGCACACCTATTTCTATCAAATATTTTTTGATTGCTATTCTGTTCGTCCTGTTCGACGTTGAAGTAATCTTTTTGTACCCCTGGGCTGTCAATTTTAAGGGATTAGGCATGACCGGGTTTATTGAGATGGTTCTGTTTATGGGCCTTCTTCTGGCTGGTTTTTACTACGTTATCCGCAAAGGGATATTGAACTGGGAATAA